CGAGTAGGTCTGGGGGAAGTTGCCCCACATTTCACGTGTCAGCGGGTGCGTGTCCTCCGACAGCAGCCCGAGGTGGTTGCGCGCGTCCAGCATGGCCTGGAAGATCTCGCGCGCCTGCTCCTTGCGGCCGATGCGCGCGAGCGCGTCAATGCGCCAGAAGGTGCAGATGTTGAAGGCCGTCTCCGGCTTGCCGAAGTCGTCCGGCGCCTCGTAGCGCCGCATGTAGGGGCCATCGCACAGCGAGTGCTCCAGCGCGTCGACGGTGGCCACGAAGCGCGGGTCGCGCGGGTCGATGAAGCCGACCTCGGCCATCAGCAGTGCGCTGGCATCGAGGTCGTGCCCGCCGAAGCTCTCGGCGAAGGCCTGTCGCCTCTCGGACCAGGATTCGTCGAGGATGCGGTGGCGGATCTCGTGGGCGCGGGCATGCCAGAACTGCGCCCGGTCGCCCAGGCCGAAACGGGTGGCGATCTTGCCAAGCCGGTCGCAGGCGGCCCAGCTCATCAGGGCGGAGGAGGTGTGCACGCGGGCCCGGGTGCGCAGCTCCCACATGCCGGCGTCGGGCTGGTCATAGACGCGGAAGGCCTGCTCGCCCACCGCCTCCAGCTGCTGGAACTCGGCCAGCCCGGCCGGCCGCAGCAGCCGCCGGTCGTGGAAGGCCTGGGCTGCGCCCAGGATGATGTTGCCGTAGACGTCATGCTGGAAGTGCTCGTGCGCCTGGTTGCCGACCCGCACCGGCCCCATGCCCCGGTAGCCGGGCAGGTGCGGCACGAACTGCTCCTGCAGGTCCAGCTCCAGGCCAATGCCGTAGAGCGGCTTGATGTGCCCGCCGGCGGCCTGCGAGACCACATTGCCCAGCCAGCGCAGGTAGTCCTCCATGGTGCCGATCTCGGACAGGCTGTTGAGCGCCCGCACCACGAAGAACGCGTCGCGCAGCCAGCAGTAGCGGTAGTCCCAGTTGCGCTGGCTGCCCGGCGCCTCGGGGATGCTGGTGGTCATGGCGGCGATGATGGCGCCGGTGTCCTCGAACAGCGAGAGCTTGAGGGTGATGGCCGCCCGGATGGTCGCCTCCTGCCATTCCAGCGGAATGTGCAGCCGGCTGCTCCAGACACGCCAGTAGGCGGCCGTGTCCTGCTCGAACGAGCGGGCGACCTCCCGGATGCCTTCCATCAGCGTCTCGTCGGGGCCGAGGATGAAGTCCATCGGCCGGTCGGCGACGAAGTAGGACTCGGCCAGGATGTAGCTTAGCGGTGCGTTGGTGGTCAGCCGGAGTGTCTGGTTGGGTCCGACATAGCGAATGTGGTGGCTGCCGCGGGTCACGGTCGGGACGGTGCTGCCCCAGTCGAAGCGCGGCCGCAGCACCACCCGCAGGCGCGGTGCGCCCGCAATGGGCTTGACCCGACGCACCAGCGACAGCGGCCGGAACATGCGGTTGCGGCTGAAGAAGCGCGGCGCGAAGTCGACCACCTCGATGCCCTGGCCGTGCGTGTCGTACAGCCGGGTGCGCAGGATGGCGGTGTTGGGCTCGTAGTACTGCTCGCTGCGCGCGAACGACTCCAGCTCGAAGCCCCACAGCGCGCCTTGTTCCGACGGATCGATCAGGGCGTTGAAGACCGGGTCGCCGTCGAAGCGCGGCAGGCAGCACCAGACGATGCGGGCATGGCGGTCCACCAGCGCGCTGTAGGCGCAATTGCCGATCACGCCGCAGTCGAGCGAGGAGGGCGAGGGCAGCCCGTGGAAGGGCGGCGCGGCCGCTGTTGGGTTCATTCGGTCGTTCTCCCTGGTTGGTCTTGTTCTGTCGAGTGTCGCTCAGCCGCCGTCCGCACTGCCGGTGGGTTGTGCAGCGAGCTGCGCGGCGCACCGTGCCAGCCAGCTGCGCAGGGCGGCCGGGTCGGCCAGCCGGTGGACGGCGGCGGTTTCACCTTCGCCGATCTTCAGGGTGTCGCCGCCTGCGGCCTGCACCGCGGCGAAGCCGGCCTCGTCCGTCACGTCGTCGCCCGCGAAAAGCGGGCGGCGGCCGAGGAAGGGAGGCTCCCGCAGGAAGGCCGCAATGGCATGGCCCTTGGTGGCCATCTCCGGCTTGGCTTCCAACACCATCTTGCCGTGCAGCAGCGTCAGCCCGCCCGCTTCGCGCACCGCGGCCTCCATCACCTCCACGCAGCGCTCACGCGCCTGCGGCCGCTGACGGTAGTGCAGTGCCAGCGCCCCCGGCTTGTGCTCGACCAGCAGCCCCGGCAGCTCGGCCGCCAGCGCGTCCGCGCGTTGTTGCACCAGGATAAGGCCGTCGGGCGCGGGCAGGCGCTGCAGGTAGCCGTCGGCGCTGCGCCGCTCGACGCCATGCACGCCGGCCGATGCCAGGTGCAGCGGCGCCAGCAAGGCGTCCAGCTGGGCAACGGGGCGGCCGGAGACGATGGCGATCGCCCCTTGCAGGGCCTGGTGCAGCGCGCGCAGCGTGTCGATCAACTCCGGCGGCACCCGCACCGCATCCGGGCGGGGTGCCAGCTCGGCCAGGGTGCCATCGAAGTCGAGGAACAGGGCGCTGCGGGTGTCGAGCGCGGGCAGGGAAAGCGGGGACGAGGGCGAGAACCGGGCGTGCTGCATCGCCCGGACGATAGGGCAAAAATCGCGCCTTCGCCGTCAGACAGGCACCGACGCTGGCCCGGCGGCCGCCCGCCCGACCCGCAGCGCCTGCCCCCAGCGACGCAGCCGGGCCACCAGCGGCGCATGCCCCCAGTACTTGTCGAAGAAGTAGTGGGCCACCGTGTTGAGCAGCGGCTCGATCAGCGTCATCGCGCCACTGATCGCGACGCTGCCGGTGAGCACATAGCCTACCGAGAACGAGATGCCGAGGTGCAGGATGCCGAAGCTGGCAGTCTTGGCCATTGTCTATTCCTTGCTCGATGTGCCTTGGAATAGTGTCTTCCTAAGGAAAGCAAATGGCTAATTGGTTCACTTGATGGTTCACATAGCAGGCGGTCATCCGAGCCCGTGTGCGAGCCGCGTTCCTCCGACATTTGCCAGGACACAAGCGGACCTCCTGCCTCGAATAATCGGGCACCGTCATGTGAAGGGTGTACCGCCGATGAGACGCCTGTTGCTGGTCCTCGCCACGGCCGTCGGGGCCGGAGTTGCCTACCTGTTGCTGTGGCCCGTGCCGATCGACCCGGTGGCGTGGCAGGCGCCGGCTGCGCCGGGCTACCAGGGCGCGCATGCCGTCAACCACCGGCTGGCGCAACTGCGCTCGCTCGACCTGGGAGGCGACGACGGCCCGGAGCATGTGGTGGCGAGGCCGGACGGCTGGATCTACATCGCCGTGCGCAGCGGCCGCATCCTGCGCATGCGGGCCGACGGCTCGGGACGCGAGGTGGCGGTGCACACCGGGGGACGACCGCTGGGCTTCGATTTCGATGCGGCCGGGGCGATGGTCATCGCCGACCCGATGTACGGCCGCCATGGCGCCTTGCTGAAAGCCACCGGCATCGGGCCCACCGCACGGTTGCAGGTGCTGGCCGACGAGGTGGAGGGCGACCCGCTGCGGTATGTCGACGCAGTGGTGGTGGCGCGCAATGGCAAGATCTACTTCACCGATGCCTCGCGCCGCTTCGGGCCCAAGGCCTGGGGTGGCACCTTCGAAGCCAGCGTGCTCGACATCATCGAGCATCAGGCCACCGGCCGGGTGCTGGAGCACGACCCGGCGACCGGCCAGACGCGCGTGTTGATGAGCGGGCTGTGCTTTCCCAATGGGCTGGCCCTGTCGGCTGACGAAAGCCACCTGTTCGTCAACGAAACCGGGGAATACCGCATCTGGAAGCTGGCCGTGCTGGCCCGCCAGCTCGACGCCCGGGCGCTCACCCTCGATGCGGCCCCGCAAGCCCAGGTGTTGCTCGACAACCTGCCGGGTTATCCCGACAACCTGATGCGCGGCCTGGATGGGCGGCTGTGGGTCGGCTTTGCCAAGCCGCGCAGCGAATTCATGGACGAGAGTGCCGACCAGCCGTGGCTGCGCCGCCTGACCCTGCGCCTGCCGCGCGCCTGGTGGCCGGTGCCGGCGGCGTACGGGCATGTGATGGCCTTCGATGAAACCGGCCGGGTGCGGGCCGACCTGCAGGACCCGAGCGGCGCCTATCCCGAAACGACCGCCATCACCGAGACGGCGGACCGGCTCTATGTCCAGAGCCTGCATGCCAAGACGCTCGGCTGGCTGGACAAGGCAGCCGCCGGCCTGTGAACCAGCCACCCCGCGGCGATGCCGGGACGGGGGCGCCGGGCAGGGCAGGCCGGCCCCGCGGGGCGGCGGGCACGCCCCGTGCCGCCGTGGCCGCATGAGCCACCCGCTGAAAAACCTGCTGCTGGGCCCGTGGTGGGCGCTGGCCTTGCTGACGCCGGCGAAGTCGTTCCGGGACAATCCGCTGATCGGCTCGCGCCGCCTGAACGACTGGGGCCTGCATGCCTGGCGGCTGCGCACCGCCCACGCACTGGCGGCTCAGCGGCGCGAACGGCTGGCCTCCCTGGTGTCGCCGCAGGACCGCGCCGCCTTCGAGCGAGACGGCTTCGTGCTGCGCACCGAGGCCTTGCCGCCCGCTGTCTTCGAGCGGCTGCGCGAGCGGGTGCTGGCCCACCGTGCCCCGGCGCGCGAGATGGTGCAGGGCGATACCGTGACCCGGCGCATCGCGCTCGATGCGGCCTTCCTGCGGGCCCAGCCTGAAGTGCGTGAGTTCCTCGCCGGACCGCTGTGGCACGGCCTGACACGCTATGTCGGCAGTTTCGACCAGGAGCCGGTGGGCTATGTGCAGACCATCCTGTCGCAGGTGCGCAAGGCGGCGCCCGATCCGCAGACCCGGCTGCATGCCGACACCTTCCATCCCACCGTCAAGGCCTGGCTGTTCCTGACCGATGTGGAGGCCGATGCGGGCGCCTTCTGCTATGTGCCCGGCTCGCACCGGCTGAGCCCGGAGCGCCTGGCCTGGGAGCGCGAGCTGAGCCTGGAGGCCGCCCGGCATGCCGACCGCTACACCGCCCGCGGCTCGTTCCGGGTGGCACGTGAGTCATTGCCGGCGCTCGGGCTGCCGCCGCCGCGGGCCTTCGACGTGCCGGCCAACACCCTGGTGGTGGCCGACACCTTCGGCTTCCACGCGCGCGGCCCGGCGGTGCGGCCCTCGGTGCGCATCGAGCTGTGGGGCTATGGCCGGCGCAATCCCTTCCTGCCGTGGGTGGGGGCCGATCCGTTGTCCTGGCCCGGTATTGCGCAGGCACGCGCGCCCGCCTACTGGCGCGCGATGGACTGGCGGGAGGCCTGCGGCGGCAAGCGCAGCCCCTGGCGCGATGCCGGGCTGCTGACGCCCAACGCACCGCCGCGGTCCCTGGAGTAGCCCTGGTGCGCCGATGCGGCGGGCCCGCGGGAGGCCCCTTCGCTATTCCCCCAGGGCCACCAGCTGAGGCGCGAGCTGCGGGGCCGACCAGCGCAGCGGCAGCGCCCCTGCCCGCCACCAGCCCGACTCGACGCGAAACCTCAACAGCCGCTGCGCGCCCGGCACCGCTTCGACTTCCGGACCGTCCCAGACGATCTCGGTACTGCCGGTCAGCTGCAGCAGCCCGCCGCGCTCGAAGTCGGGAAACAGCAGCCCGGCATGCGGCCACAGGCGGAGGTTGCCCAAGGTGTTGAAGAGGAAGTTGCCGCGGTAGTCGGGCAGTGTCAGCACGGTGCCGCCGGCATCCTGCGAGAGCGCGACAAAACCCGGCCGGCCGCCCCGGTGGGACACATCCACGCCCGCCGCGCCGGGTGCCGCGGAAGCGATGAACAGGGTGTCGGCCGCCGCCACCAGCGAGGCGGCCAGCGGCGACAGCTGCCGTGCCTCGGCACGCGGCGGGGCGGGCAAGCCGGCAGCCGCCGGCGGGACGAAGGAGGGCAGGCGCGCCTGGATGTACTGCGGGCAGTTGCCGAAGCTCTCTTCCACCTGCACGGTGAAGCCGTCGGCGCCGACCTCACTGATGCGGCCGTTCATGCGGTTGCGGCGCCGGGTTTCGAGCTGGATGCCCAGCAGCCCCAGCGGCTGGCCCACTGCCAGCCGGGTGGCCAGCGGATCGCCAGCGTCCACCCGGGCCTGCACCTGCAGCCGGCGCGCATCCGGGCTGCGCACAAAGCCCGGCTGGCCGCACAGCCAGGACGCCCAGGGGCGCTGCTGTTCGTCGAGGCTGCCCACCACCAGCAGCGGCAGTTGCTCGAACAGCTCGCGGTGCTGGTCGGGCATGAAGTCGCGGATCACCTTGCGGCCGACCTGCTCCATGCGCTCGCGCAGGCCGGCGCGGGCCTGCAGCTCCTGCTCGCCGGGGTGGAACGGCGAGCCCGTGTCGGGCCCGCCTGGCAGGGCGGCCGCGGCCGGTGAGCCGGGCAGGGGCGTGCTCATGGCCGCGGACCTGCCGTGGCGGAAGACGGCTGCTGCGGGGCCGGCACTGCCGAGCGCTGCATGCCCACGAAGCCCGGCAAGGCCTCGATGCGCGCCAGCCAGGCCCGCAGGTGGGCATAGGGCACCAGCGACACGCCGCCTTCGGGCGCATGCGCGGTGTAGGTGTAGAGCGCGATGTCGGCGATGGTGGGCGTGTCGCCGGCCAGCAGCCAGGAGCGGTCGGCGAGCCGGGCGTCGAGCTGGTCGAACAGGCGGGTGGCGATCTCGTGGCTGCGCGGGTCCAGCGGGCGGCCGAAGACGGCCGCCACCCGGGCGGCCGCGGGGCCGAGCGCCAGCGGGCCGGCGGCCACGCTGAGCCAGCGCTGCACCTCGCCAGCGGCGGCCGGCTCCAGCGGCAGCCAGTGGCCGCTGCTGTCGTAGCGGCGCGCCAGGTAGACCAGGATGGCGTTGCTGTCGGCCAGCGTCAGCTCGCCGTCCTCGATCACCGGCACCTGGCCAAAGGGGTTGCGGGCCAGGAAGGCGGGCTGGCGTTGCTCGCCGGCCTTCAGGTCGACGTCGATCCGCTGCACCGGCAGGCCGAGCAGCGACAGGAAGAGCTCCACGCGATGCGCATGGCCGGACAGGGCGTAGCGGTAGAGGCGGATCGGCTGCGCCGGCATGGAGGCTGAAGGGCGGCTCATGGGGGGCCTTTCTGTAGCTGGAAATGGATGAGGACGCCACCTTATTCATTTCGCAGGGAAGACAGAATCGCCGCCGTTGACATTTCACCGTTACCTTGGATGAAATGGCGACATGGATCGTCTGGAGTGCATGCAGGTGTTTGTCGCGGTCGCCGAGGCGGCCGGCTTTGCGGCTGCAGCCCGGCGCCTGCGGCTGTCGGCGCCGGCCGTCACCCGGGCGGTGGTGGCGCTGGAGCAGCAGGTGGGTGCCCGGCTGCTGCACCGCACGACCCGCAGCGTGCGGCTGACGGAGGCCGGCGAGCGCTACCTGCTCGACTGCAAGCGCATCCTGGCGGACATCGAGGAAGCCGAGGCGTCGGCCGGCGGCGCCTATGCCGAGCCACAGGGCCAGCTGTCGGTCACGGCGTCGGTGATGTTCGGCCGCCTGCATGTGGCACCGCTGGTGCTGGACTTCCTCGACGCGCATCCCCGCATGCGGGTGCGGACCTTCTTCGTCGACCGGGTCGTTCACCTGATCGACGAAGGCCTCGACGTGGCGGTGCGCATCGCCCACCTGCCGGACTCTTCGCTGACGGCACTGCCGGTCGGCATGGTGCGCCGGGTGGTGGTGGCGGCGCCCACCTACCTTGCTGCGCGCGGCGTGCCGAAGCAGCCGGCCGACCTGGCCGCGCACGATGCCATTGGCGGCTCGCAGACCGGCGGGCCGGACCAGCCCTGGCAGTTCGGCGGGCCGCCCGGTGACGGGGCGCGCCAGCTGGTGCAGCCGCGGGTGCGGCTGCTCGTGAATGCCGGCGAGGTGAGCATTGACGCCGCGCTGGCCGGGCATGGCGTGACCCGCGCGCTGTCCTACCAGGTGGCGGATGCGGTGCGCGCCGGCCGCCTGCAGATCGTGCTGGCCGAGTTCGAGCCGCCACCCATCCCGGTTCACCTCGTCTATGCCGAAGGCCGCAAGGCGGCGGCGAAGGTGAGGGCCTTCGTGGACTTCGCCGCCGAGCGCTTGCGCCGGACGCTGGCGGCCCAGGCGTGACCGCGCGCCGCGCACGCGCGGCCGCCGGGGCGCGGCGGGCAGGGAGGACAATCGGCGCCCCGGCCGAGGCTTCGGCGCCACTTCAACGCGACCCCGACATGGACACCCACCACAACCTGTTTGCCGCGCTGCGCGCGGGCTGGCCGGCCGAGCTGGACGGCATCGCGATCGAGACCGACAACGGCCTGCATTACCGCTGGTCGGACCTGGAGCGCGGCAGCGCGATGATGGCCAACCTGCTGGCCAGCCTCGGCCTGCCGGCCGGCGCACGCATCGCGGTGCAGACCGACAAGTCGGTCGAGGCCCTGATGCTCTACCTCGCCACCCTGCGGGCCGGCCTGGTCTACCTGCCGCTGAACACGGCCTACCGGCTGGCCGAGCTGGAGTACTTCATCGGCAATGCCGAGCCGTCGGTGGTGGTCTGCGCGAGCCGCGACTTTTCCGCCGTCAGCAAGCTGGCCTTCTCGATGGGCACGGCGTATGTCTTCACGCTGGACGACACGCGCAGCGGCTCGCTGCTGGAGCGCGCCTCGCACATGAGCGACCGCCATGAGCCGGTGCCGCGCTCGCCCGAGGACCTGGCCGTCATCCTCTACACCTCGGGCACCACCGGCCGCAGCAAGGGTGCCATGCTGACGCACGGCAACATGCTCAGCAACGCGCTCACGCTGCGCGACTACTGGGACTGGCGGCGCGAGGACGTGTTGATCCATGCCCTGCCCATCTTCCACATCCACGGGCTCTTCGTGGCGGTGCATTCGGCCTTGCTGCAGGGCAGCCGGATGATCTGGCTGTCGAAGTTCGACCCCGCGACGGTGGTGGCGAAGCTGCCGCACGCCAGCGTCTTCATGGGGGTGCCGACCCTTTATGTGCGCCTGCTGGCCGAGCCGGGCCTGACGCGCGAGGCCTGCGCCGGAATGCGGCTGTTCATCAGCGGCTCGGCGCCCTTGCTGGTGGAGACCTTCGAGCGCTTCCGCGAGCGCACCGGCCACACCATCCTGGAGCGCTACGGCATGAGCGAGACGGTGATGCTGACCTCCAACCCCTGCCGCCCCGAAGACGGCCCCCGGGTCGGCGGCACGGTGGGCCGGCCCTTGCCGGGCGTGAGCGTGCGGGTGGTCGATGCCAAGACCGGTCAGCCATGCGGGGTGGGCGAGATCGGCGGGGTGGAGGTGCGTGGGCCGAACGTCTTCGCTGGCTACTGGCGCCTGCCCGAGAAGACCGCCGAGGAGTTCACCGCCGACGGCTGGTTCCGCACCGGCGACGTCGGCCGCTTCGACGAGAACGGCTACCTGAGCATCGTGGGTCGCAGCAAGGACCTGGTCATCAGTGGCGGCTACAACGTCTACCCGGCCGAGGTCGAGGACGTGCTCAACCGGCAGGACGGCGTGGCCGAGTCGGCCGTCATCGGCGTGCCGCATCCCGACTTCGGCGAGGCGGTGGTGGCGGTGGCCGTGGCGCGTCCCGGCGTGCTGCTGCAGGAGGCAGCCCTCATCGCCGCGCTGAAGGACGCGCTTGCAAACTACAAGGTGCCCAAGCGGGTGTTCGTGGTCGCCGAGCTGCCGCGCAACACCATGGGCAAGGTCCAGAAGGCGCTGCTGCGCGAGCAGCATCGCGAGCTGTTCACGAAAGCCGCCTGAGCGTGGCGGCCGGCTGGGCGGCGGCTGGCGCTCGTGCCGCCTTGACGCGGCATGCCGGGCCCGCCGACGGGCCGCGCAGCGGTGTAGCGCGGCGGCCGCCGGGGGCCCGCGCGGGAGGCTGGCCGGCGTGCTGACCGAGGCGCCGGCCCAGGCGCTGATCCAGGCGCGAAGGTCGAGCCTCTCACGCCGGTGCCGGGGGCGCCGGCGCGAGAGGCTCAGGCGGCGGCCCGGCGCCCGGCCTGGCCGCTGCATCGTCGAGATCGTCAGCGCCGGTCGGCAGCGTGAAGCAGAAGCAGGCGCCGCGGCCCACCTCGCCTTCGGCCCACACCCGCCCGCCGTGGCGCGCGACGATGCGCTTGACGATGGACAGTCCCACGCCGCTGCCCGGGAACTCGACCGCCGAGTGCAGGCGCTCGAAGGCCGAGAACAACCGCTGCGCCTGCAGGGCGTCGAAGCCGGCACCGTTGTCCCGCACGTGAAAGACCTGCTCCCGGCCGTCGATGTGCGCGCCGAGCTCGATGCGGGGATGGTCCACCTGGCGGGTGAACTTCACCGCGTTGGACAGCAGGTTGTGCCACACCTGCCGCAGCAGCACCGCGTCGCCCTCGACGGTGGGCAACTCGCCGAACACGATCTGCACGCGCTCGGCATGCGGGCCGGCGTGGCCCGCTTGCTTCAGCACGTCCTCGGCGGCGGCGCGTGCCAGGGCCGCCATGCTGACCGGCTGGCGCTGCAGCGGCTGGTGCTCGACGCGCGACAGCGAGAGCAGCTCGTCGACCAGCACGCCGAGCCGGTCGCATTCACTGGCCATCAGCTCCAGCATCTGGCGGCCGCGGGCATCGAGCCGCGAACCGTGCAGCTCCTGCACCAGACGCGCCGCGGCGCCGATCGAAGCCATGGGCCCCTTCAAGTCGTGTGAAACGCTGCGCGAGAAGCTCTGCAGGTCGGCGTTGGCGCGCTCGAGCGCCTCGGTGCGGTCCTGCACCCGCTGCTCCAGGGTGTCGTTGAGGGCCATCAGCTCGCGTTCGCGGGCCCGCAGCTGCTCCACCAGCTCGCCGAGGGCCTGGGCGAGCTGGGCCACCTCGTCGTGGCTGGCCGGCGGGTGCTCGCCCGGATGGCCGTGGGCGGCCAGCAGCTGGGCCTGTTCGGCCACCCGGCGCAGGGGCGCCGCCAGGCGCCCTGCCAGCCCCCAGCCGGCCAGACCGAAGGCCAGCGCACCGAACAGGCCGAAGCCGATGATCTGCCACTGCAGCCGGTGGGCCGACGCAATGGCGGTGTCCAGCGGCTGGCGCACCAGCACCGTCCAGCCCAGGCCGGGATAGTCGGCGCTGCCCTGCCCGAAATGGGCGGCGCTGAGGTAGCGGCGCCCATCGCTCCAGGTTTCGACGCCATAGGGCTGCTGCAGCAGCCGGTCGATGCGGGCGCGCGGCAGGGTCACTGCGGCGCCGCCTTTCGGGCCCAGCAGCTGCTCGCCCTGGGCGTTCACCACCACCACCTCGACCTGGCGGGCGGCTTCCACCGGCGCCAGCACCTGGCGGCCCAGCTGTTCGGCCCATTGCCAGCTGAGGTGGGCCCCCAGCACGCCGAGCAGCCGCGTGTCTTGCCGCAGCGGGGCGGCCACGTCCACCAGGCGCAGCGGCTCCTGCGAGTCCGAAGGTGGCAGCAGGCTGGCCAGCAGGACTGCGTCGTGCACATCGCCGGCAAAGGCGCCCTTGCGGCCTTGCACGAACCAGGGCCGCTGCGACACGTCGCGCCCCTCCAGCACGCCGCCGGTGGCGGCCCGCACGATGCCGTCGGCGTCGGTCACGCCGATCCAGGCGTAATGGGCATAGGAGGCCTGCAGCTGCTCGAGCAGGGCGCGCCATTGCGCCAGGTCGAGCGGGCCGTCCTGCAGCTGGGCCAGGCTGGCGATGTTGCGGACCTCGCGGTAGCGCTCGGCCATGCCGGCTTCCAGCATGGCGGACAGGTGGCGCGACAGCTCGGCCAGGCT
This genomic stretch from Eleftheria terrae harbors:
- a CDS encoding SMP-30/gluconolactonase/LRE family protein, which produces MRRLLLVLATAVGAGVAYLLLWPVPIDPVAWQAPAAPGYQGAHAVNHRLAQLRSLDLGGDDGPEHVVARPDGWIYIAVRSGRILRMRADGSGREVAVHTGGRPLGFDFDAAGAMVIADPMYGRHGALLKATGIGPTARLQVLADEVEGDPLRYVDAVVVARNGKIYFTDASRRFGPKAWGGTFEASVLDIIEHQATGRVLEHDPATGQTRVLMSGLCFPNGLALSADESHLFVNETGEYRIWKLAVLARQLDARALTLDAAPQAQVLLDNLPGYPDNLMRGLDGRLWVGFAKPRSEFMDESADQPWLRRLTLRLPRAWWPVPAAYGHVMAFDETGRVRADLQDPSGAYPETTAITETADRLYVQSLHAKTLGWLDKAAAGL
- the otsB gene encoding trehalose-phosphatase is translated as MQHARFSPSSPLSLPALDTRSALFLDFDGTLAELAPRPDAVRVPPELIDTLRALHQALQGAIAIVSGRPVAQLDALLAPLHLASAGVHGVERRSADGYLQRLPAPDGLILVQQRADALAAELPGLLVEHKPGALALHYRQRPQARERCVEVMEAAVREAGGLTLLHGKMVLEAKPEMATKGHAIAAFLREPPFLGRRPLFAGDDVTDEAGFAAVQAAGGDTLKIGEGETAAVHRLADPAALRSWLARCAAQLAAQPTGSADGG
- a CDS encoding malonate--CoA ligase — protein: MDTHHNLFAALRAGWPAELDGIAIETDNGLHYRWSDLERGSAMMANLLASLGLPAGARIAVQTDKSVEALMLYLATLRAGLVYLPLNTAYRLAELEYFIGNAEPSVVVCASRDFSAVSKLAFSMGTAYVFTLDDTRSGSLLERASHMSDRHEPVPRSPEDLAVILYTSGTTGRSKGAMLTHGNMLSNALTLRDYWDWRREDVLIHALPIFHIHGLFVAVHSALLQGSRMIWLSKFDPATVVAKLPHASVFMGVPTLYVRLLAEPGLTREACAGMRLFISGSAPLLVETFERFRERTGHTILERYGMSETVMLTSNPCRPEDGPRVGGTVGRPLPGVSVRVVDAKTGQPCGVGEIGGVEVRGPNVFAGYWRLPEKTAEEFTADGWFRTGDVGRFDENGYLSIVGRSKDLVISGGYNVYPAEVEDVLNRQDGVAESAVIGVPHPDFGEAVVAVAVARPGVLLQEAALIAALKDALANYKVPKRVFVVAELPRNTMGKVQKALLREQHRELFTKAA
- a CDS encoding phytanoyl-CoA dioxygenase family protein → MSHPLKNLLLGPWWALALLTPAKSFRDNPLIGSRRLNDWGLHAWRLRTAHALAAQRRERLASLVSPQDRAAFERDGFVLRTEALPPAVFERLRERVLAHRAPAREMVQGDTVTRRIALDAAFLRAQPEVREFLAGPLWHGLTRYVGSFDQEPVGYVQTILSQVRKAAPDPQTRLHADTFHPTVKAWLFLTDVEADAGAFCYVPGSHRLSPERLAWERELSLEAARHADRYTARGSFRVARESLPALGLPPPRAFDVPANTLVVADTFGFHARGPAVRPSVRIELWGYGRRNPFLPWVGADPLSWPGIAQARAPAYWRAMDWREACGGKRSPWRDAGLLTPNAPPRSLE
- a CDS encoding DUF2061 domain-containing protein, with the translated sequence MAKTASFGILHLGISFSVGYVLTGSVAISGAMTLIEPLLNTVAHYFFDKYWGHAPLVARLRRWGQALRVGRAAAGPASVPV
- a CDS encoding LysR family transcriptional regulator; its protein translation is MDRLECMQVFVAVAEAAGFAAAARRLRLSAPAVTRAVVALEQQVGARLLHRTTRSVRLTEAGERYLLDCKRILADIEEAEASAGGAYAEPQGQLSVTASVMFGRLHVAPLVLDFLDAHPRMRVRTFFVDRVVHLIDEGLDVAVRIAHLPDSSLTALPVGMVRRVVVAAPTYLAARGVPKQPADLAAHDAIGGSQTGGPDQPWQFGGPPGDGARQLVQPRVRLLVNAGEVSIDAALAGHGVTRALSYQVADAVRAGRLQIVLAEFEPPPIPVHLVYAEGRKAAAKVRAFVDFAAERLRRTLAAQA
- a CDS encoding pyridoxamine 5'-phosphate oxidase family protein, with the protein product MSTPLPGSPAAAALPGGPDTGSPFHPGEQELQARAGLRERMEQVGRKVIRDFMPDQHRELFEQLPLLVVGSLDEQQRPWASWLCGQPGFVRSPDARRLQVQARVDAGDPLATRLAVGQPLGLLGIQLETRRRNRMNGRISEVGADGFTVQVEESFGNCPQYIQARLPSFVPPAAAGLPAPPRAEARQLSPLAASLVAAADTLFIASAAPGAAGVDVSHRGGRPGFVALSQDAGGTVLTLPDYRGNFLFNTLGNLRLWPHAGLLFPDFERGGLLQLTGSTEIVWDGPEVEAVPGAQRLLRFRVESGWWRAGALPLRWSAPQLAPQLVALGE
- a CDS encoding glutathione S-transferase family protein — its product is MSRPSASMPAQPIRLYRYALSGHAHRVELFLSLLGLPVQRIDVDLKAGEQRQPAFLARNPFGQVPVIEDGELTLADSNAILVYLARRYDSSGHWLPLEPAAAGEVQRWLSVAAGPLALGPAAARVAAVFGRPLDPRSHEIATRLFDQLDARLADRSWLLAGDTPTIADIALYTYTAHAPEGGVSLVPYAHLRAWLARIEALPGFVGMQRSAVPAPQQPSSATAGPRP
- a CDS encoding glycoside hydrolase family 15 protein, which gives rise to MNPTAAAPPFHGLPSPSSLDCGVIGNCAYSALVDRHARIVWCCLPRFDGDPVFNALIDPSEQGALWGFELESFARSEQYYEPNTAILRTRLYDTHGQGIEVVDFAPRFFSRNRMFRPLSLVRRVKPIAGAPRLRVVLRPRFDWGSTVPTVTRGSHHIRYVGPNQTLRLTTNAPLSYILAESYFVADRPMDFILGPDETLMEGIREVARSFEQDTAAYWRVWSSRLHIPLEWQEATIRAAITLKLSLFEDTGAIIAAMTTSIPEAPGSQRNWDYRYCWLRDAFFVVRALNSLSEIGTMEDYLRWLGNVVSQAAGGHIKPLYGIGLELDLQEQFVPHLPGYRGMGPVRVGNQAHEHFQHDVYGNIILGAAQAFHDRRLLRPAGLAEFQQLEAVGEQAFRVYDQPDAGMWELRTRARVHTSSALMSWAACDRLGKIATRFGLGDRAQFWHARAHEIRHRILDESWSERRQAFAESFGGHDLDASALLMAEVGFIDPRDPRFVATVDALEHSLCDGPYMRRYEAPDDFGKPETAFNICTFWRIDALARIGRKEQAREIFQAMLDARNHLGLLSEDTHPLTREMWGNFPQTYSMVGLINGAVRLSVPWDTQI